Proteins found in one Candidatus Methylomirabilis lanthanidiphila genomic segment:
- a CDS encoding maltodextrin phosphorylase, with protein MKFLLNGALTIGTLDGANVEIREEAGADNFFLFGLTAEEVERVRREGYRPACSIEGNDELRAVLELIGSGHFSRGDTEVFRPLIENLTQSDPFLVLADYAAYVACQEQVGSAWRDEDRWTRMSILNTARSGKFSSDRAIVEYCDEIWNVQPVTVKL; from the coding sequence ATGAAGTTCTTGCTCAACGGAGCGCTCACCATCGGCACGCTGGACGGTGCCAATGTCGAGATCCGCGAAGAGGCCGGCGCGGACAATTTCTTCCTGTTCGGGCTCACGGCCGAGGAGGTCGAGCGCGTCAGGCGCGAAGGCTACCGGCCAGCGTGCTCTATTGAAGGGAACGACGAGCTGCGCGCGGTGCTCGAACTCATCGGGAGCGGTCACTTCTCGCGCGGCGATACCGAGGTGTTCCGCCCCCTCATCGAGAACCTGACCCAGTCCGATCCGTTTCTGGTCCTGGCCGACTACGCCGCCTATGTGGCTTGTCAGGAACAGGTGGGTTCGGCGTGGCGGGATGAAGATCGATGGACACGTATGTCGATTCTGAACACCGCGCGCAGCGGCAAGTTCTCATCCGACCGCGCCATTGTCGAATATTGCGATGAGATCTGGAACGTGCAGCCGGTGACGGTAAAGCTGTAA